In a single window of the Cygnus olor isolate bCygOlo1 chromosome 5, bCygOlo1.pri.v2, whole genome shotgun sequence genome:
- the LOC121070345 gene encoding uncharacterized protein LOC121070345 isoform X2, with protein MMAEDSPKRRKANFNEAETEVLIEQVLKHEQLLFAAGPGRASPGQKRKVWELIRHKVNPVAACPRDVEDLKKRWRDLKRRDRSKLCRLSQGCGPPGPAAALGLGLLLAPEEMPPAAAAPPGRHHHHHHLHRLHHHHRAYGSLLPAEAVPIVGGIDTLELPGAAVGEIGFNDDPGPSHQPGLEKMNLKEEIVVKVVEPEESSEDMAVVPPSQEQLPFLGTSGGGSSGKVKAKTKGRPQADQNEITEADLVQIQQTQMQVIQSGFDSVNHNLRLLQQGMQDLSNSLSIMAQTLVAIKNVYVKNNTGPTTYATTSTQTAAGYLSPGSPQVSPTEDRGRAQVAGSSSRSSSCSSSSMSQEPGPSEFPRPPLRTIKKEHPNGCYYFCFADV; from the exons ATGATGGCCGAGGACTCGCCGAAGCGGCGCAAGGCCAATTTCAACGAGGCGGAGACGGAGGTGCTGATCGAGCAGGTGCTGAAGCACGAGCAGCTGCTGTtcgccgccgggccgggccgcgcgtCGCCGGGCCAGAAGCGGAAGGTCTGGGAGTTGATCCGGCACAAGGTGAACCCGGTGGCCGCCTGCCCCCGCGACGTGGAGGACCTGAAGAAGCGCTGGCGGGACCTGAAGCGCCGCGACCGCAGCAAGCTGTGCCGCCTGTCGCAGGGCTGCgggccgccgggccccgccgccgcgctcgGCCTCGGCCTCCTGCTGGCCCCCGAGGAGatgccgcccgccgccgccgcgccgcccggccgccaccaccaccaccaccacctccaccgcctccaccaccaccaccgcgCCTACGGCTCCCTGCTGCCCGCCGAGGCCGTGCCCATCGTGGGCGGCATCGACACGCTGGAGCTGCCCGGCGCTGCCGTGGGGGAGATTG GATTTAACGATGATCCTGGCCCATCTCATCAACCTGGTCTTGAGAAGATGAacctaaaagaagaaatagtagTGAAAGTGGTAGAGCCAGAAGAAAGCTCTGAGGACATGGCAGTGGTTCCGCCTAGCCAAGAACAACTACCTTTTCTGGGGACATCGGGTGGTGGTTCCTCTGGGAAAgtaaaagccaaaacaaaaggCAGGCCCCAGGCAgaccaaaatgaaataactgaagCGGACCTAGTGCAGATTCAGCAGACCCAGATGCAGGTGATCCAGTCTGGCTTTGACAGTGTCAACCACAATCTTCggctgctgcagcaaggcaTGCAAGATCTGAGCAACAGCCTCAGCATCATGGCGCAGACACTTGTTGCTATCAAAAATGTGTATGTGAAAAACAACACTGGCCCGACAACATATGCCACCACCTCTACTCAGACCGCAGCTGGGTACCTGAGCCCGGGTTCTCCCCAGGTCTCCCCCACTGAGGACAGAGGCAGAGCGCAAGtggcaggaagcagcagcagaagcagcagctgcagttccAGTTCCATGTCACAAGAACCAGGTCCTTCGGAGTTTCCTAGGCCCCCCCTGAGAACCATTAAGAAAGAACATCCAAATGGCTGCTACTACTTCTGCTTTGCAGACGTGTAA
- the LOC121070345 gene encoding myb-related transcription factor, partner of profilin-like isoform X1, with the protein MMAEDSPKRRKANFNEAETEVLIEQVLKHEQLLFAAGPGRASPGQKRKVWELIRHKVNPVAACPRDVEDLKKRWRDLKRRDRSKLCRLSQGCGPPGPAAALGLGLLLAPEEMPPAAAAPPGRHHHHHHLHRLHHHHRAYGSLLPAEAVPIVGGIDTLELPGAAVGEIAPLGFNDDPGPSHQPGLEKMNLKEEIVVKVVEPEESSEDMAVVPPSQEQLPFLGTSGGGSSGKVKAKTKGRPQADQNEITEADLVQIQQTQMQVIQSGFDSVNHNLRLLQQGMQDLSNSLSIMAQTLVAIKNVYVKNNTGPTTYATTSTQTAAGYLSPGSPQVSPTEDRGRAQVAGSSSRSSSCSSSSMSQEPGPSEFPRPPLRTIKKEHPNGCYYFCFADV; encoded by the exons ATGATGGCCGAGGACTCGCCGAAGCGGCGCAAGGCCAATTTCAACGAGGCGGAGACGGAGGTGCTGATCGAGCAGGTGCTGAAGCACGAGCAGCTGCTGTtcgccgccgggccgggccgcgcgtCGCCGGGCCAGAAGCGGAAGGTCTGGGAGTTGATCCGGCACAAGGTGAACCCGGTGGCCGCCTGCCCCCGCGACGTGGAGGACCTGAAGAAGCGCTGGCGGGACCTGAAGCGCCGCGACCGCAGCAAGCTGTGCCGCCTGTCGCAGGGCTGCgggccgccgggccccgccgccgcgctcgGCCTCGGCCTCCTGCTGGCCCCCGAGGAGatgccgcccgccgccgccgcgccgcccggccgccaccaccaccaccaccacctccaccgcctccaccaccaccaccgcgCCTACGGCTCCCTGCTGCCCGCCGAGGCCGTGCCCATCGTGGGCGGCATCGACACGCTGGAGCTGCCCGGCGCTGCCGTGGGGGAGATTG ctcctctaGGATTTAACGATGATCCTGGCCCATCTCATCAACCTGGTCTTGAGAAGATGAacctaaaagaagaaatagtagTGAAAGTGGTAGAGCCAGAAGAAAGCTCTGAGGACATGGCAGTGGTTCCGCCTAGCCAAGAACAACTACCTTTTCTGGGGACATCGGGTGGTGGTTCCTCTGGGAAAgtaaaagccaaaacaaaaggCAGGCCCCAGGCAgaccaaaatgaaataactgaagCGGACCTAGTGCAGATTCAGCAGACCCAGATGCAGGTGATCCAGTCTGGCTTTGACAGTGTCAACCACAATCTTCggctgctgcagcaaggcaTGCAAGATCTGAGCAACAGCCTCAGCATCATGGCGCAGACACTTGTTGCTATCAAAAATGTGTATGTGAAAAACAACACTGGCCCGACAACATATGCCACCACCTCTACTCAGACCGCAGCTGGGTACCTGAGCCCGGGTTCTCCCCAGGTCTCCCCCACTGAGGACAGAGGCAGAGCGCAAGtggcaggaagcagcagcagaagcagcagctgcagttccAGTTCCATGTCACAAGAACCAGGTCCTTCGGAGTTTCCTAGGCCCCCCCTGAGAACCATTAAGAAAGAACATCCAAATGGCTGCTACTACTTCTGCTTTGCAGACGTGTAA
- the CDAN1 gene encoding codanin-1, which produces MAAVLELLLREEVAVGAVLRWLRQGPGHRPAEENHIHDKLVSLSLLQKDFVPFLLNFLREQTSQILTNGPSTPAKTPNSKAHGSQRTGSERRAGHATSSRVQLFSQRTSVTSCTTDTSFSPAAASSGSSSFSGSNLSSPCSDFPSVASSSSPSFGYSPVLNHSERRSSQKASLGSFLTATPEALPARRGRRKGGSAVSASGRQVPRDLGRSLAEEEDGKNDSPSWSGGRRKRSEVPLVSARSPPSQLNLNNLEEFPPMGAASGWTNKSKPSRRINPTPVSAERPLSKPKTCFTSTPVSQSPAARFSSGSNLEAFSTVQEGNLTSVISSSLQEEREMLKKERCKLLHQASSPAGISLDPGTPTKPSYTRSASLPAESHLVTCADPAKVSCKKQLECLARLYSSCIAENLVPNIFLELFFVLQLLTSKGTSTAEEEEETDLEVNERSKDASGRQHFRSVHNCVYFAVQVLDYQYEIISHLEKGTLKFLAENERIASFSPTLHERLRQAYESSTAKVSLLLPCSVQSVSFQPETDNRSNFPSDRAFHIFKKQRDIFYELLREWEDNHEKTGWDFERVLGNKIRAMMAHLSATCNHSHFARLFQKQLIQMCKGPVGGGASWGDTPDQDVLNMLGPDNLSRLKRLQERFVVPQSIRGPCPPPSFPGCQQFFRDFILSAGSYQFNQHLVDSLCLKILELDGLTLVEHEHSDGEADMDEQDEKKRFTVVLLSLRLLAKFLGFLVFLPYRTVEQPTRDLQDSAVALRNQTLPVLDVLKLLRRSIRDHRSVLTVPWIVEFLSLADHIAPFLDYYRKVFCLLLQVYRLMVLSEDKEMSFLNKLLILAVLGWLFQVPSVPEELFFATDVRQEGVMVDTVTSAQALDSVPLVDQQLLYTCCPYLGELRKLLASFVAGSGAKNGGFIRKITPTAAESLAPKTSVTQRKLQVELEQAFFHNQPPSLRRTVEFVAERVGSNCVKHIKATLVAELVQRAEVMLQDKVKEEDANHDKLLEEVCAHLYEEGAQALIKGREFCKKKGPEAVRVLLPEETSAAVLNSAEDIAVELATEKACGWLSANIAALIKREVKATFNRMLKVPGLLLPSEDALELRRDCPPGCQHRAPFPSQIINEIKDVLCVAVGPRDEGEVIDHDLLECLLGRLSQTLRCRKFMCPTSEQQLAKCTVELASLLVSDRVPLSLGIKAPEKSSERFRVKSNPTYGLLKLLLSVWKEDFGTPVPVQLMFSRKNIGYLSEVKQREWDLFLFMLHGLVEHDLMRTSEIESCLRSLGELPWPSDFLKELEMLSRVFTSEHHIEEPRTNPRELTRQSLGTVTAQS; this is translated from the exons ATGGCGGCGGttttggagctgctgctgcgcgAGGAGGTGGCGGTCGGCGCCGTGCTGCGCTGGCTCCGCCAGGGGCCCGGGCACCGCCCCGCTGAG gagaacCACATCCATGACAAGCTGGTGTCTCTCAGTTTGCTTCAGAAAGACTTTGTGCCTTTTCTGCTGAACTTTTTAAGGGAGCAGACCAGCCAGATCCTGACTAATGGACCCTCTACTCCAGCTAAAACTCCCAATTCCAAGGCCCACGGGAGCCAAAGGACAGGATCAGAAAGGAGAGCAGGCCATGCGACTAGCAGCCGAGTGCAGCTGTTTTCCCAAAGGACTTCGGTGACCTCTTGCACCACAGATACCAGCTTTTCCCCCGCTGCTGCATCCAGTggctcttcttccttttcagggTCAAACCTGTCAAGCCCTTGCAGCGACTTCCCTAGCGTGGCCTCCAGTAGCAGCCCGAGCTTTGGGTACAGCCCTGTGCTTAACCACAGCGAGAGGCGCTCATCTCAGAAGGCCAGCCTGGGGAGCTTCCTGACAGCTACGCCCGAAGCCCTGCCAGCGAGGCGAGGCAGAAGGAAAGGCGGCAGCGCAGTCAGCGCTTCTGGCCGGCAGGTGCCTCGGGATCTGGGGCGTTCCCTTGCTGAAGAGGAAGATGGAAAGAATGACAGTCCCTCGTGGAgtggagggagaagaaagcGGAGTGAAGTGCCTCTTGTTTCTGCTAGATCCCCACCCAGCCAGCTAAATCTTAACAACCTGGAGGAGTTTCCACCTATGGGTGCAGCCTCTGGCTGGACAAA CAAAAGTAAGCCGTCAAGGAGAATCAACCCCACTCCTGTAAGTGCCGAGCGCCCCCTTTCAAAGCCAAAGACGTGCTTCACTTCTACACCTGTCAGCCAGTCTCCAGCTGCTCGGTTTTCATCTGGGTCAAACCTTGAGGCCTTTAGTACTGTTCAGGAAGGAAACCTTACTTCTGTGATAAGCAGCAGCCTTcaagaggagagggagatgcTGAAGAAAGAACG ATGCAAGTTGCTGCACCAGGCGTCTTCTCCTGCAGGGATATCTCTTGATCCTGGTACTCCTACTAAGCCTAGTTACACTCGCAGTGCAAGCCTTCCTGCTGAAAGCCATCTGGTGACCTGTGCGGATCCTGCTAAGGTTTCTTGCAAGAAGCAGTTGGAGTGTCTGGCACGGCTCTACTCATCATGCATAGCAG aaaacctggtaccaaatatttttctggagcttttttttgttctgcagctgTTAACATCTAAAGGCACTTCTActgcagaagaagaagaggagactgaCCTTGAAGTTAATGAAAGAAGTAAAG ATGCATCGGGGAGACAGCATTTCCGAAGTGTGCACAATTGTGTTTACTTTGCTGTTCAAGTCTTGGATTATCAATATGA AATTATTTCCCATTTAGAAAAGGGGACACTGAAGTTCTTGGCTGAAAATGAACGGATTGCATCTTTTTCTCCTACCTTGCATGAGAGGCTCAGGCAGGCTTatgaaagcagcacagccaaG GTCTCTCTTCTGCTGCCATGCTCTGTACaatctgtttctttccagcCAGAAACTGACAATCGCTCTAACTTTCCCAGTGACAGAGCATTTCacatatttaagaaacaaag GGATATCTTTTACGAACTGCTGCGTGAATGGGAGGATAACCATGAAAAAACTGGCTGGGACTTTGAAAGAGTTCTGGGCAACAAGATAAG GGCCATGATGGCTCACCTGTCTGCAACCTGCAACCACAGCCATTTTGCCAGGCTCTTTCAGAAACAGCTCATCCAG ATGTGTAAAGGTCCTGTTGGTGGTGGCGCAAGCTGGGGAGACACCCCAGACCAGGATGTCCTTAACATGCTGGGTCCTGATAATCTGAGCCGTCTGAAGAGGTTGCAGGAAAGATTTGTAGTTCCCCAGAGCATCAGAGGACCTTGCCCACCCCCTTCATTCCCAGGGTGCCAGCAGTTCTTCAGGGACTTCATCCTCAGCGCAGGAAG TTATCAGTTCAATCAGCACCTGGTGGATAGCCTGTGCCTGAAGATACTTGAACTAGATGGCCTTACTCTGGTAGAGCATGAGCACAGTGATGGGGAAGCAGATATGGATGAACag gatgAAAAGAAGCGTTTTACTGTGGTCTTACTAAGCCTGAGGCTCCTTGCCAAGTTCCTGgggtttcttgttttcttgccaTATCGCACTGTGGAACAGCCAACTAGAGACCTGCAAGACTCTGCAGTAGCATTAAGAAACCAA ACCCTGCCTGTACTGGACGTACTGAAGCTTCTGAGACGATCTATTCGGGATCACCGTTCTGTCCTCACTGTTCCTTGGATTGTGGAGTTTCTTTCCCTTGCAGATCATATTGCTCCTTTCCTTGATTACTATAGGAAGGTATTTTGTCTCTTGCTGCAGGTATACAG GTTAATGGTCCTTTCTGAAGATAAGGAGATGAGTTTCCTGAACAAGCTGCTGATCCTTGCAGTTCTGGGATGGCTTTTTCAG GTTCCATCGGTCCCTGAAGAGTTGTTTTTTGCCACTGATGTCAGGCAGGAGGGAGTGATGGTGGATACTGTGACGTCTGCTCAGGCTTTG GACTCTGTGCCCTTGGTGGATCAGCAGTTACTTTATACCTGCTGTCCCTACCTTG GTGAGCTGCGGAAACTACTTGCCTCTTTTGTGGCTGGTAGCGGAGCAAAAAATGGTGGCTTTATAAGGAAAATCACTCCAACAGCTGCAGAGTCTTTGGCACCCAAGACTTCTGTCACACAACGGAAACTGCAG GTGGAGTTGGAGCAGGCCTTCTTCCACAACCAGCCTCCCTCCCTGCGGAGAACAGTTGAATTTGTGGCAGAGAGGGTGGGATCCAACTGTGTTAAGCACATCAA gGCAACACTGGTAGCAGAGTTGGTTCAAAGGGCTGAAGTCATGTTGCAGGATAAAGTGAAGGAGGAGGATGCTAATCACGACAAGCTGCTTGAAGAGGTGTGCGCTCATCTGTATGAGGAAGGGGCCCAGGCACTCATCAAAGGCAGAGA attttgcaaaaaaaaaggtcctGAGGCGGTAAGGGTGTTATTGCCAGAAGAAACATCTGCAGCA GTTTTAAATAGTGCGGAAGACATTGCAGTGGAACTAGCTACTGAGAAGGCCTGTGGCTGGCTTTCTGCCAACATTGCAG cactaataaaaagagaagtgaaGGCAACCTTCAACAGAATGCTGAAAGTCCCAGGGCTTCTCCTGCCCAGTGAGGATGCTCTGGAGTTGAGAAGGGACTGCCCACCAGGCTGTCAGCACCGTGCCCCATTTCCCTCCCAGATCATCAACGAGATTAAG GATGTGCTCTGTGTTGCTGTGGGCCCACGGGATGAAGGTGAAGTGATTGACCACGACCTGCTGGAGTGCCTGCTGGGAAGACTGAGTCAGACGCTTCGGTGCAGAAAG TTCATGTGTCCGACATCAGAACAGCAGCTGGCAAAGTGTACAGTTGAGTTGGCTTCTTTGCTGG tGTCAGATCGTGTTCCTCTGAGTCTTGGGATCAAGGCCCCAGAGAAGAGCTCTGAGAGGTTCCGAGTGAAGAGCAATCCCACATACGGCCTTCTGAAACTGCTGCTTTCCGTCTGGAAGGAGGACTTCGGGACGCCTGTTCCTGTGCAGCTGATGTTCAGCAGGAAGAACATCGGTTACCTTTCGGAAGTCAAGCAGCGGGAG